The uncultured Desulfobulbus sp. genome window below encodes:
- a CDS encoding alpha/beta fold hydrolase: protein MYIPSSERVVEQHTIDLICLPYAGGNSCLLFRQWQRSAEKGLRIHPVALPGRDRYFHLAPLADMPSMLNWLDREVTPLLTGDFALFGHSMGAVVAYAYALNLQAANRTGPRHLFVSASTPPSTPRTHQLHKKTSEQMRQYLKEYDPKGYCFDEHPELWEVFEPVLRADFQLVETYVPPVGERTIDCPITALCGTRDTVVDATTMAGWRSHTSGAFAAISMEGGHLFLRDNPLAVFDCVSKRLPRTL, encoded by the coding sequence ATGTATATTCCATCCTCAGAAAGAGTTGTTGAACAGCACACCATTGATCTGATCTGTCTGCCCTATGCTGGCGGTAACAGCTGTCTTTTGTTTCGGCAGTGGCAACGAAGTGCGGAAAAGGGCCTGCGTATTCATCCGGTTGCCCTGCCCGGACGTGACAGGTATTTTCATCTGGCGCCACTTGCCGACATGCCATCCATGCTTAACTGGCTTGATCGGGAAGTAACCCCTCTGCTTACCGGTGATTTTGCCTTGTTTGGCCATTCCATGGGGGCTGTCGTTGCCTATGCCTACGCCTTGAATCTGCAAGCGGCAAACAGGACTGGGCCCCGCCATCTTTTTGTATCCGCCTCAACCCCACCTTCGACGCCGCGTACGCACCAGCTTCATAAAAAAACTTCGGAGCAGATGCGTCAGTATCTCAAGGAGTACGATCCCAAGGGCTACTGTTTTGATGAACATCCGGAGTTGTGGGAGGTCTTTGAACCGGTTTTGCGGGCGGATTTCCAGTTGGTGGAAACCTATGTACCTCCCGTGGGGGAGAGAACCATTGATTGTCCGATTACCGCCCTATGCGGGACAAGAGACACGGTCGTTGATGCAACGACGATGGCGGGCTGGCGTTCTCACACCTCAGGAGCTTTTGCGGCTATTTCGATGGAGGGGGGGCATCTTTTTCTCCGTGACAACCCGTTGGCGGTTTTTGATTGTGTGAGCAAGCGGTTACCTCGTACGTTGTAA
- a CDS encoding serine hydrolase, whose protein sequence is MSPDQYYIFSKILGASLALMTVLDPSCVTASDADEYSAISQVTLDAFVGKTGIFGATAGVQFSDGSRWFGASGVTGPESASEGGRHLTVDDRFHIGSQTKTYTGAVILKYVDADILDLDQSIQTWLPDLTVMSKELREQVTIRDLISQRSGIAEYLNAQDPGTPGQTILDSWNAANGRYDLSPSQLVEAALTLGPTMTPGDVNTYQYSNTNFLLLGMIAERASCTTAAGCQSFKQIVQQEILIPLGLSETTYPTGITYDGVHTNATWNDYGALSDFTYPSPAIPNTAGAMISTVGDQLNWLIELTTNAEGTLSPATFAERLQWTTNLDSGNVAGAKAGYGMAIYGSTSPTTGQPTLGHGGEISGVQTLMFQFPESNLFIVGDVNTFLSIPNDRTLPASRITDLYYGLERSIMTLTAATVYGGSCVGGYDLTCSGTTVLPQGVTASGDVIIEASGNYWTNTSLNFSEPIPTLTAYGEDITALSVSNGTVTIKGNAIVESIGNGSTALHLSGTQNTVAISGQLNATGYGTTALDGSSISDDTVVIQPTGSVTGKIALTNGSDQIIANGTVTGDVLLGPNATLCGSGKILGLLTGGTVAPGNSIGLLTVSSYNGFDSTLQMEINGDAVASDLLKVVEQQSEGIPVVDTGTAYLGGAILELSGTRPAVDSRFLLLDADNSLSGSFSTILDKDQLLQATGRISGALLTGTKSVVASWSSPAPFDAAIDMQYLTSLDRADHNLQRMNHTNTGLIERKGITPFAMLLGNYANFSTEDSVSGYTIKSEGLMLGVDVPIGQDMFIGMNFSSIIGAAKVDVDGEEQESSVQSLGLYGALKAGSYTIGADFSIGYGDIDYSNKVTIGQDLATAKGTYDVLPLTLGLSMSRAFKGDAWTTDITGDLIYMSGKTKGFTETGIAENAAFTFEEYTCERLRAGVTATLSRNMPIAQWYPWMSLGVFQHFDLHSPGIQYHLENGAAARLDIRDVNGFEPRLAVGFRHQLQNKVNMNFSIDGSLRDDTVATRMMLWLSVPLGDE, encoded by the coding sequence ATGTCGCCAGATCAATATTATATTTTTTCAAAAATCCTGGGTGCTTCGCTTGCATTGATGACAGTCTTGGATCCTTCCTGCGTTACAGCAAGTGATGCCGACGAATACAGTGCAATCAGCCAGGTCACCCTTGACGCCTTTGTTGGTAAAACCGGCATATTCGGGGCGACTGCCGGAGTGCAGTTTTCAGACGGCAGTCGCTGGTTTGGTGCCAGCGGTGTCACCGGGCCGGAGAGTGCCAGTGAAGGTGGACGTCACCTTACGGTTGATGATCGTTTTCACATCGGCAGCCAAACCAAGACCTATACCGGAGCGGTGATTCTTAAATACGTTGATGCTGATATCCTGGATCTGGATCAGTCCATTCAAACTTGGCTTCCGGATTTGACGGTCATGAGCAAGGAGCTGCGCGAGCAAGTGACGATTCGCGATTTGATTAGCCAACGTTCCGGAATTGCAGAATATCTCAATGCCCAAGATCCCGGCACCCCCGGTCAAACAATCCTTGATAGTTGGAATGCAGCCAATGGTCGTTATGACCTGAGCCCCAGCCAGTTGGTCGAGGCTGCGCTTACCTTAGGGCCTACCATGACGCCGGGAGACGTCAACACCTATCAATACTCCAATACCAATTTTCTTCTCTTGGGAATGATTGCCGAACGAGCCAGCTGTACCACGGCTGCAGGCTGTCAGAGCTTCAAGCAAATTGTTCAGCAGGAAATTTTGATTCCTCTGGGGCTGAGTGAAACTACGTACCCTACCGGAATCACATATGATGGTGTCCATACCAATGCCACCTGGAATGACTATGGCGCGCTGAGTGACTTTACCTACCCCAGCCCCGCTATTCCGAACACTGCCGGGGCCATGATTTCAACCGTTGGTGATCAGCTGAACTGGTTGATCGAACTCACCACTAACGCCGAGGGGACTCTTTCACCGGCAACCTTTGCCGAACGGCTGCAGTGGACTACAAATCTCGATTCCGGGAATGTGGCCGGAGCAAAGGCCGGATACGGCATGGCCATTTATGGGAGCACCAGCCCCACCACAGGTCAGCCCACTTTAGGGCATGGGGGGGAGATCAGCGGTGTGCAGACCCTGATGTTTCAATTTCCGGAATCCAACCTTTTTATTGTAGGCGATGTCAATACCTTCCTCTCTATTCCCAATGACCGAACCCTTCCGGCGAGCAGGATTACCGATCTCTACTATGGTTTGGAACGCTCGATCATGACTTTGACTGCAGCAACGGTCTATGGCGGATCCTGTGTCGGTGGCTATGACCTCACCTGTAGCGGCACGACAGTTCTCCCTCAAGGGGTAACGGCCTCGGGGGATGTCATAATCGAGGCCTCCGGTAATTACTGGACCAATACTTCGCTGAATTTTTCAGAGCCTATCCCTACCCTTACTGCCTATGGGGAAGACATCACCGCATTGAGCGTAAGCAATGGGACCGTCACAATAAAGGGAAATGCTATTGTGGAATCCATCGGTAACGGTTCCACAGCGCTCCATCTAAGCGGTACCCAAAATACGGTGGCTATCAGCGGGCAATTAAACGCGACCGGATACGGGACAACGGCCCTTGATGGCAGTAGCATCTCCGATGATACGGTTGTCATCCAGCCGACAGGTTCGGTTACAGGCAAGATTGCGCTTACCAATGGCTCTGATCAAATAATCGCCAACGGCACTGTCACGGGGGATGTGCTCTTGGGGCCCAATGCCACTTTGTGCGGTTCCGGTAAAATTTTGGGCCTGCTGACCGGTGGCACGGTAGCTCCAGGAAATTCCATCGGCCTGCTAACAGTCAGTTCATACAATGGCTTTGACTCGACTCTGCAGATGGAAATAAATGGTGATGCAGTTGCCAGCGATTTATTGAAGGTGGTGGAACAGCAATCCGAGGGGATTCCAGTCGTTGATACGGGGACAGCGTATCTGGGGGGAGCGATTCTAGAGCTTTCCGGAACCCGCCCCGCAGTGGATAGCCGTTTCCTGTTGCTGGATGCCGATAACAGTCTTTCCGGAAGTTTTAGCACCATCTTGGATAAGGACCAGCTCCTCCAGGCAACAGGTCGTATTTCCGGAGCGCTTTTGACAGGAACAAAGTCCGTGGTTGCTTCCTGGTCCAGTCCGGCGCCTTTTGATGCAGCTATAGATATGCAATACCTCACAAGCCTTGATCGGGCCGACCACAACCTCCAGCGGATGAACCATACCAATACGGGATTGATCGAAAGAAAAGGGATAACCCCTTTTGCCATGCTCCTGGGGAATTATGCCAATTTTTCCACTGAGGATTCGGTCAGTGGCTACACGATAAAGAGCGAAGGGCTGATGCTGGGGGTTGATGTTCCCATTGGTCAAGATATGTTCATCGGGATGAATTTTTCTTCGATAATCGGGGCCGCCAAGGTGGATGTGGATGGGGAAGAACAGGAAAGCTCGGTGCAGAGTCTTGGCCTTTACGGTGCACTTAAAGCTGGTTCCTACACTATTGGGGCCGACTTCAGCATTGGCTATGGAGACATTGATTACAGCAATAAGGTGACCATTGGTCAGGACCTTGCAACAGCCAAAGGTACATATGACGTCCTGCCACTCACCCTCGGGCTGAGCATGAGCCGAGCTTTCAAAGGGGACGCCTGGACCACCGATATCACGGGTGATTTAATTTATATGTCGGGGAAGACAAAAGGATTTACGGAAACGGGCATTGCGGAGAATGCAGCATTCACTTTTGAGGAATACACCTGTGAACGGTTGCGCGCCGGGGTGACGGCAACGCTTTCCAGAAATATGCCGATCGCGCAATGGTACCCCTGGATGTCACTGGGGGTGTTTCAGCATTTTGACCTTCATTCGCCGGGTATCCAGTATCATTTGGAAAATGGTGCAGCAGCACGGCTCGACATCCGTGATGTCAATGGATTTGAGCCGCGACTGGCCGTTGGCTTTCGCCATCAGTTGCAGAATAAGGTGAATATGAATTTCAGTATTGACGGGAGCTTGCGTGACGACACTGTTGCAACGAGGATGATGCTGTGGTTGAGTGTTCCTTTAGGAGATGAATGA
- a CDS encoding DUF697 domain-containing protein — protein sequence MSSLDERVKAEQCIKNYVIVAMGLGFFPSALVNTVAVVALEVKMIGDLARIYDFPVPKKLVMYKMLISLISSLGAVYLTVKSRVLFKGVPLLGHAVYVGTMSVAGGAAMYAVGKIFQEHYASGGTFLSSENSLLKKYFQEKYNEGKPLVASFSAGS from the coding sequence ATGAGTTCTTTAGACGAGCGAGTCAAGGCGGAGCAGTGTATTAAAAATTACGTCATTGTCGCCATGGGATTAGGATTTTTCCCCTCTGCCTTGGTGAATACGGTGGCCGTCGTCGCTTTAGAGGTGAAGATGATCGGGGATTTAGCCCGAATCTACGATTTTCCCGTACCCAAAAAACTTGTCATGTACAAGATGCTTATATCGCTGATCAGTAGCCTGGGTGCAGTCTATCTTACCGTGAAATCACGAGTCCTCTTTAAAGGGGTTCCCCTGCTTGGCCATGCCGTCTATGTGGGGACGATGTCAGTGGCCGGAGGTGCTGCCATGTATGCTGTCGGCAAGATATTCCAGGAGCATTATGCCTCAGGCGGGACCTTTCTCAGCAGTGAAAATTCCCTGCTCAAAAAATATTTCCAAGAGAAATATAACGAGGGCAAACCTCTCGTCGCCTCCTTTTCTGCCGGATCGTGA
- a CDS encoding 4'-phosphopantetheinyl transferase superfamily protein, producing the protein MLRLLQTYDPVRFGREKLTNLQQTSMGKPFLPAGPEFSISHSGEMVVVALAPEGKIGIDIEQMVELNVQDLRGFVPEIDRYDQGHEEGIRSFFYHHWTQREAVAKASGMGLLGPIETLVVDGDKALYDATTWSLQKIPLQQEGYVSHLALDTPHYSFTLGKADLMTLLAPEMMSLALENGR; encoded by the coding sequence TTGCTCCGATTGTTGCAAACCTATGACCCCGTACGGTTTGGCCGGGAAAAATTAACCAACCTGCAGCAGACCTCCATGGGGAAGCCCTTTCTTCCTGCAGGGCCCGAGTTCAGTATCTCGCATTCTGGAGAAATGGTTGTCGTTGCTTTGGCTCCAGAAGGGAAAATAGGGATCGATATCGAACAAATGGTTGAGCTCAACGTCCAGGATTTACGCGGTTTCGTTCCTGAAATTGATCGATATGACCAAGGGCATGAGGAGGGAATACGCTCATTTTTTTATCATCATTGGACCCAAAGGGAAGCGGTTGCCAAGGCAAGTGGCATGGGGCTGCTTGGACCAATCGAGACCCTCGTTGTAGATGGAGACAAGGCGTTGTATGATGCGACCACCTGGTCTCTACAAAAGATTCCATTGCAGCAGGAGGGGTATGTCAGCCATCTGGCGCTGGACACTCCTCATTATAGTTTTACCCTTGGAAAGGCTGACTTGATGACACTACTTGCACCCGAGATGATGTCTTTGGCACTGGAGAATGGGCGATGA